The Planococcus halocryophilus nucleotide sequence GCCGCTCCCATTGCATTGCGTTTTACACAAGGCACTTCTACTAATCCCGCCACTGGATCGCAAACGAGGCCAAGCATATTTTTCATCGTGATTGCGAAAGCTTCCGAACATTGTTGCGGAGTGCCTCCTGCCATTTCAATAATCGCTGCTGAAGCCATACCTGCTGCCGATCCAACTTCTGCTTGGCATCCGCCAGCTGCGCCTGAAATCGAAGCATTGTTAGCCACAACAAACCCAAAAGCTCCTGCCGTAAATAAATAACGAATCATTTGCTCACGCGTCGGATTTAACTTGTTTTGCACAGCAAATAATGTACCCGGTACAACTCCTGCAGAGCCAGCTGTTGGCGTTGCACAAATCGTGCCCATTGCTGCGTTAACTTCATTTGTCGCAACCGCTTTACTTACTGCATCAAGCAATAAATCTCCTGAAAGCGCATTCCCAGTGTCACGGTATTTTTGCAATAATACCGCATCTCCACCTGTTAATCCAGATACGGAATGAACACCTTTTAATCCTTTTTCTACCGCTTCTTCCATGACCGTTAAATTACGGTCCATTTGAATCATTATATCTTCACGTGAACGATCGGTCATAAGCATTTCCTGCTCAATCATGATTTCTGAAATCAGTTTTTCTTCTTTTTCAGCTCGTTCAACCAATTCTCTTACATTACGGAATAAAGCTTCCATAAGTTATACCCTCCAATTTAATCGGCGATTCTTGTCACTTGCGTGATATTCGGTAGTTTTCGTAAATCTTCCATCACTTCTTTGTCCACATTTTGATCGACTTCAATAACCATCAATGCCATATGTCCTCGTTCTTTTCGAGAAACTTCCATATGACCGATGTTGATATCGTATTTATACAGGCAGTTAGCGACATTTGCGATACACCCTGAACGATCTTCATGGACGACCAGAATCGCCGGATGATTCCCCGACAACCGAAGAGGAAATCCGTTAAGCTCTGTTATTTCAATTTTACCGCCACCAATTGAAATGCCCATCATCGACATTTCAGAATCTTTATCTCCAATGACGATACGTGCAGTATTTGGGTGATCTACATGACCTGTTTCCGGAATAAACTCAAACGTCATTCCTGCATTTTTGGCTTCTTCAAAAGAAGTTTTAATGCGTTCATCAAAGGTATCGTAATCCAATAAACCACCGATAATCGCAACATCTGTACTATGACCTTTATAGGTTTCTGCAAAAGAACCATATAGGTGCACTTTTGCCCAATCCGGTTGTCTCCCAAACAAATCCCTCGCTACTCTTCCGATACGGGCTGCTCCCGCAGTATGCGAAGAAGATGGCCCGATCATAACCGGGCCGATTATATCAAAAACAGATTTGAACTTCATGGCTCAAACCCCTCTCTTTCAGTTACGTATACTGTTAGTGTACATGATTTTGACATATTTCACAAAAATAAAAAAGCGCATACATTCGTATGCGCCTTAGCTTTTGACGATATTCCAATAACAAAAAGAAATTTATTCTACCGCTAGTATAAATGGATACAAAGGTTGCTTACCGTTATGAATTTCAACTTCAACATCGCTATTTAAAGACTCGATGAATTCGCCTAATTTTTGAGCATCGGCTTCTGTCGTGTCTTCTCCGTAAAGGATCGTGACGATTTCCGCTTCACTATCCACTAATTTTTTAGCTAGTTCTTCCGTAACGTATTCAAGTTTGCTGTCAGAAACAATAATTTTCCCTTCAGAAATACCCATGAAATCATCTTTTTTAATCTCAATACCATCGATTGAGGTATCACGTACTGCAAATGTGACAGAACCTGATTTTACATGTTTCGAAGCACTTGCCATTGCAGCTTGATTGTCTTCTACTGATGCCCCTGAATTAAAGGCAAGTAATGCTGACATTCCTTGAGGTACATTTGTTGTCGGAACAACAGCCGCTTCAATTTCTAGAAGTTCGGCTGCCTGCTCTGCAGCCATAATGATGTTCTTATTGTTAGGTAAAATAAGCACACGTTCTGCACCAATCGACTTAACAGCGTTCACAATATCTTCCGTTGAAGGATTCATTGTTTGTCCACCTTCGATTACATACGAAGCTCCGATACTGCGCAATAGTTCAGCAATACCTTCGCCCATCGCAATTGTTACGACTGCATAAGGGTGTGTGGCTTGTTTTTTTGGTGCGTTTTTTTGGAAGTCTTCGCCTACAATATCGATATGCTGTTGACGCATATTTTCAATTTTCATGCTGATCAAGCTTCCGTAATCTTGTCCATATGTAAGCACTTTTCCGGGCTCTTCTGAATGGATGTGGATTTTGGCAACTTCATCATCAGCAATGACTAGAAGCGAATCTCCGTAACCACTCAAGTCTGAACGGAACATAGCTTCGTTAAACTCTTTTTTGCCTTCTTCAAACTTCACCATGAATTCTGTGCAATAGCCAAATTCGATATCAGCAGTATCCATGAAACCAGCGATATTTTTATGGTGCTCAGCACTCACTAAATCCGTCATCGAATGATGTGCATGCTTTTCTGGAAGTTCTTCGCCTTTTAATGATGCGAGGAATCCTTCATACACATAAACAAGACCTTGTCCGCCACTATCGACTACTCCTACTTCTTTTAATACTGGCAATAGATCAGGCGTCCGCTCTAAAGAAGCTTGCGCTTCAACTACTACAGCTTCAAAAAAAGCAATAATATCTTCTTCAGTTTTAGCTACTTCCATGCCTTTAGCAGCCGCATCTTTTGCAACTGTCAAAATTGTACCTTCAACTGGTTTCATAACGGCTTTATAAGCTGTTTCCACACCATGTTGAAGAGCTTCTGCAAATTTAAGGGCAGTCAATTCCGATTCTGAAGCGATGTATTTACCGAAACCTCTAAAAAGCTGCGACAAAATAACGCCTGAGTTTCCGCGCGCGCCCATTAATAGTCCTTTAGATAAAGCACTTGCTGTTTTGCCAATATGAGCGTCTGCTTGAGCAGTTGTTTCTTTCGCTCCAGAAGTCATCGACAAATTCATATTGGTCCCTGTATCGCCATCAGGTACCGGAAAAACATTTAATGCATCTACATAATCCGCATTTTGAAAAAGATGGTGAGATCCCATCTGAACCATTTCTGCGAATTTCTCGCCATTTAATGACTTCATATCCGTTTCTTCCTCCTCCTACGGGTTCGTTACACGAACTCCCTGGACAAAAATATTTACTGCTTTTACTGACATACCCAATGTTTGTGTGATCGTATATTTCACTTTGGACTGGACTTGATAAGCTACTTCAGAAATTTTCGTTCCGTAGCTGATAATGACATACATATCAATTACCAAATTTTCATCTTCCTGACGCACAATAACTCCTTTTGCAAAATTTTCTTTGCGGAGTATATCTGTCAGGCCATCACGTATTTGGTGTTTCGTCGCCATGCCTACAATACCGTAACATTCAATCGCTGCGCCGCCTGCTATTTGAGCAACTACATCATTGGAAATATCGATTTGACCATATTCGTTCTTTAATTCAATCGACATGGAAATTCCTCCTTGAGTCCTATTTCACTCTTACCATTCTACCTTAAAGACTTATAGATGAAAAGCCACCGTTTTAAGGTGTAAAGGTTTTTTTCTTTAAAGACCCTCAAATATAGTTGCAAACCCGATATGTCTGTGGTAAATTATTAAAGTATGTGAAACGAAAAACGAACTGAAATTCTATTATAATTTTCAGCTTCACTTGTGAGGAGGGACTTACATGCCTAAAGTATGTGCAGTTAGTGGACGTAAAGCTCGCGCCGGAAATGCCCGTTCGCACGCTATGAATTCGACAAAACGTACATGGGGAGCAAACCTTCAAAAAGTTCGCATCCTTGTAGACGGTAAACCGAAACGTGTATGGGTTTCTGCAAGAGCCATGAAATCAGGAAAAGTTGAACGCGTATAATCGTTCATGGATAATGCCAGTGCTGATTTAATCAGCCTGGCATTTTTTCGTTGGTTAAAAAGATGAGGCTGGAACAAAAACGCCTCTATAAAAAGAGCACAGAAAAACAAGTTGTTTTTCTGTGCTCTTTTTATTTTAAATACTGTTTAAGCCATCTCTATGCATCTGAGCTCTCAACCATTAAACAATAGCCACTAGTTATCTCAACACTTCCACAACCTACGAGTTCATTG carries:
- the sdaAA gene encoding L-serine ammonia-lyase, iron-sulfur-dependent, subunit alpha gives rise to the protein MEALFRNVRELVERAEKEEKLISEIMIEQEMLMTDRSREDIMIQMDRNLTVMEEAVEKGLKGVHSVSGLTGGDAVLLQKYRDTGNALSGDLLLDAVSKAVATNEVNAAMGTICATPTAGSAGVVPGTLFAVQNKLNPTREQMIRYLFTAGAFGFVVANNASISGAAGGCQAEVGSAAGMASAAIIEMAGGTPQQCSEAFAITMKNMLGLVCDPVAGLVEVPCVKRNAMGAANAVVAADMALAGVTSRIPCDEVIGAMFEIGQSMPSALRETAKGGLAATPTGKWLESKIFGGAVVGSGQ
- the sdaAB gene encoding L-serine ammonia-lyase, iron-sulfur-dependent subunit beta; amino-acid sequence: MKFKSVFDIIGPVMIGPSSSHTAGAARIGRVARDLFGRQPDWAKVHLYGSFAETYKGHSTDVAIIGGLLDYDTFDERIKTSFEEAKNAGMTFEFIPETGHVDHPNTARIVIGDKDSEMSMMGISIGGGKIEITELNGFPLRLSGNHPAILVVHEDRSGCIANVANCLYKYDINIGHMEVSRKERGHMALMVIEVDQNVDKEVMEDLRKLPNITQVTRIAD
- a CDS encoding DAK2 domain-containing protein encodes the protein MKSLNGEKFAEMVQMGSHHLFQNADYVDALNVFPVPDGDTGTNMNLSMTSGAKETTAQADAHIGKTASALSKGLLMGARGNSGVILSQLFRGFGKYIASESELTALKFAEALQHGVETAYKAVMKPVEGTILTVAKDAAAKGMEVAKTEEDIIAFFEAVVVEAQASLERTPDLLPVLKEVGVVDSGGQGLVYVYEGFLASLKGEELPEKHAHHSMTDLVSAEHHKNIAGFMDTADIEFGYCTEFMVKFEEGKKEFNEAMFRSDLSGYGDSLLVIADDEVAKIHIHSEEPGKVLTYGQDYGSLISMKIENMRQQHIDIVGEDFQKNAPKKQATHPYAVVTIAMGEGIAELLRSIGASYVIEGGQTMNPSTEDIVNAVKSIGAERVLILPNNKNIIMAAEQAAELLEIEAAVVPTTNVPQGMSALLAFNSGASVEDNQAAMASASKHVKSGSVTFAVRDTSIDGIEIKKDDFMGISEGKIIVSDSKLEYVTEELAKKLVDSEAEIVTILYGEDTTEADAQKLGEFIESLNSDVEVEIHNGKQPLYPFILAVE
- a CDS encoding Asp23/Gls24 family envelope stress response protein, which codes for MSIELKNEYGQIDISNDVVAQIAGGAAIECYGIVGMATKHQIRDGLTDILRKENFAKGVIVRQEDENLVIDMYVIISYGTKISEVAYQVQSKVKYTITQTLGMSVKAVNIFVQGVRVTNP
- the rpmB gene encoding 50S ribosomal protein L28, with the protein product MPKVCAVSGRKARAGNARSHAMNSTKRTWGANLQKVRILVDGKPKRVWVSARAMKSGKVERV